Genomic window (Apis cerana isolate GH-2021 linkage group LG1, AcerK_1.0, whole genome shotgun sequence):
gctcaacaacaacaacagtagcagcaacaacaacaataacaacagcATCGCCTAAACGAATCCACGAAGCCTAATCGCTgacaatatacataatatatatatatatatacacacacaagaaaaaagaaagaaaaaacgtacGTTTGTTTGTTGCCAACCTTTGATACTCCTGTTTCACTTTCTTCTCACCAACACACACGTGAgaattcttcttcctctttcgccAATCGCTACCGCAAATTCCCCCCGTCGCACCGATCTCTAACCTCGCACCTCGAGGCCTCGAGACGCGAACATTTTCTCCACCTGGAGACTTTAAAAAGTCGGTGACGAGgatagaaaggaaaagagaaagaaaagaaaaaggaaagaaaaggaagctCTCTTTCTCCACGTTAATCACGCTTAACACAGCTTAACCGGCAAACAGCGCTAAGAGCCGCGCACACTGGTCTCTCACCCGACTAAACGGCTGCGATCGATAACGAGTGGTGTTTGATAAAGAGCAACCGAGGCGATAacggtgtgtgtgtgtgtatgatcGTCTAAAAATAGTATAGAGAATTGGCCGTACGTACATTTGCCGGTGACAATCGTAGCAAGCCTTTCACGTACACACGGACGGGtgttcgataataataataataataatattaataataataatagtaagcGACAACGAAGGTAGCGAGGCgagttaaaaaagaagagaaggaaggaaaattgagaggaagagagaggattTTAAGAGAGGGTTCTCCGAAAACTCGGGCGAGTTAGAGAAGATAAGTCGAATCTTCGCACGGTTCTTTGCCgcgtgttctttttttttttttttcctacgtGACTCGCACTACCACGGAAGATAGAAAAGCTAGAGGCCCGAAGATAGAGAAACTCTACACggaagatagaaaaagatcGAAGATCTGCAGACTTGCCACTTGGGACCCGTTCATGGGACAATAAGTTACTCCTCGCTCCTACTCAAAGAAACACTTCTTGCTCGAAAAAGGTACCTACCATATTTATCATAGTATCAGAAAATACTCGAGGCACTTGGGGGGATTTCGATGAGCGGACCGGTGTGAATGGAGCCCGGGGGGGTTACGAATGCGTGTCGAACGAATGCCCGAGCGTGTCTCTCGTATCCGGCCGAGCGTCCGCTCGGTTCTTCTCGTGTCTTCTCTCCTATCGATCTATCGATAAAGTAGGAAATTGTTGGATCGGCCCGCCCATTCGGACGGACGAAGACAAAGGAGGAGCGGACGCTTGCCGGGTCACGATCCGTCGTTGGCTGGGCGCGTGAATGAAACGAGAGAGGGGGCCGAAAGCGGTTTGATCGAAAGCGGAAGCGGATCGAAGTAGGTGGAAAGAGGCGCGAATGAGACGGATGATTGCGCGGTTTTCCACGGTTCGACGGGAGATTCCCCCAAGTGCCAATGAGTTTGGTGGGCCGGtctcaataaagaaaaaaaaacaattgtatCCTTGGCTGCGATCAGACGGTGCGAGTGAACGCGACCGTGAACAGGCTACGTGGGGatcgagaggaagaggagagataAAGTTGAAAAGTCGGGTCGAATAGCCGGACTTTTGTGTTATCCTTCGCTCGAAGAGGAAGTTATAAGTCCCACGGTCTTCCAGGACTTGGAATTATGGCAATGGTCAACATGAATAACCTGCTGAACGGCAAGGACTCCCGGTGGCTGCAGCTAGAGGTTTGCAGAGAGTTCCAGCGCAACAAGTGCACCAGGCCCGACACGGAGTGCAAGTTCGCCCATCCACCGGCTAACGTCGAGGTGCAGAACGGACGGGTCACCGCTTGCTACGACAGTATCAAGGTAACTAACCATTGTATAATCGAGTTCGCACCtcgctccctcccctccctcttccccctCTTATATTATCCGCTTTTTGGCTACCATACGTGGCTGCTAAGCGTCGTCCTTATTCTATCAACCAGCGTGTACGAGCTTGCGATATACATGTCTACCCATCCGTGCGTGTTACTTTTACAAAATCGTCCAGATTCTCGATATCGAAGacgattcgaaattcgaagTTGAGAGAGATCGAGGGAgttctcgaaaaaattattttttccttcgtaTTCGTTTCCTATCGGCAGGGGGACGGGTTTAACCGATAATTACGAGCCATCTTCCAAAGTTTCGTATCCGATCGGATCTATCGTTCCTTCTTCTTCATTCATTCAGAACAACACCTGCGATCCTTTGCACGCGTCGGTGCGCACGCCATCGGTTACGATTTAACCACCTGTCCACCGATCCAATCGCGTCGGATTAGACTTTTCGATGAGATTCTCCTAATTCGGCCCCTCGTTACCACCCAATCCTGGAGTCGGATCCATGCAAATccgatttttcatatttctaaatatttgttCCTCCAATGTGGGATTGACGTCCCTGACTTTCAATTTCGCGTAACGAGTAGGGACGACTTCTAATAAAGCTGTCGCCGTATAAATTTCTTCCGGAGGAAGAAACTACTactggaggaggaggggggaggggagtgtacacgggaggagaaggagataCGATCGGGGCGCGGCCAATCCGGCGATGGATATTGGATCCGTGGGGATTGAATTTGCAGTTATTAATAGCGACAATTACTCaacgggaggggaggggggaagcgGGATGAAAAACTTACGGTGGACGAGTTTGATGAATCAGGAACGATTTCTCGAAGAAGGGTGGAGGATATTCTCGATCTGAAAAttggaaatcttttttttttttttttttctttccctctgcTGCAAACAGTTACGACAGAGTttaaggggggaggggagggggactTTGGGAACGTGAAACGACACGCGTGTGCCGCTGGTGATTAGATGAAACAGGAGGTGCGCGATCGATCGTTGCTATTTCCTTCGTGGAAGGCGTTTCGATATTCTTAACGTCGAGTTTGAGGAAGAGAATTATTTCACGGAAATAGAGAATGGATTTCAAGTTTTTCTCATTTGGATTTCTAGTTTGGAATGTATTttgatcgagaaattttttaaatcaattattatagatagaaCAGAGCGATAAGCAAAAGAGAAAcgtaactttaatttataattattgcgtGTGATTATCTCTTAAGTGGACATTTCACGCAActggataataaatttaagagttGGCGAGATCAATATTTCTTCACTCAATACAATGCACCAATAGCTTGAAAGtacatttagaaatattaaagagaCGATAAAGCgtaaaaagttgaaataaaataaatgaatgaaaataaggaaaataatattatgattaattaacgaataagCAATTTTACAAACTTTCCACTTTTcctaactatttttaattatacaaattcaaaACCATCTTTTACAAGCTTCCATTACTGCTTCAaatattctcttctttccattaaaagattcaaatttatttcgatgatctcacacacacacaagaaagaaaaaagaaacctaACAAAAGACGATTTTTCCGTAATCTCTCCAATCATcgtcaaaataatttgaattgttcCTTCGTCTCGACGCattatcgtttcttcttcgtgtATTTATCGTttactctccctctctctctctctgttccaCAGTTTGCAGAAATGAAGTTCGATGATTAAACGGTCAGATTATTCTTACTGTCGGTCGGGCGGACGACAGAGAGAGGCGTGTGCTCGCGTACGACGATGGCGCGCGTCACCGTCGACAATGATGTATACGTCGGTACGTGAGTCGTCGGGCCACGTTGGCCGAGTCGTCGTTTAATTCTGGAAGCTATTAATGTCGGTGGAGGCCCGGCTGAAAGGCCGCGTTGTCCGCCGATCCCTCGCCCATCTCTTTGCCTCGTTTGCAGCTCGCACGTTCTTACTCAATAGTGGCACTCGTTACGTTTAATCGTTTCGCCCGAATGGAACACCACGTCTATGCCGGTCCACGTTTAATCTCCCTCTCCGCTTCTGCAACGTGTACTCGTTTGTACCTGATCACTGCTACGCTCCTCGATCACGCTCGtcccattcttttttttctttcggtcTCGATCttccacgattttttttttagttaaacttcttctcctttcctttccgacgagaatttgatatatcattatatacatgtacgtGATGTACTTTTTCAGGCtttgttaacaaattttaCGATACTTTCATAAAGTTACCTTTTTTCCAAAGTCGAACTACTttgctaatttaaaaaaaaataataggaataCGAAACGAGATCTTCCAAAacgagttttaatattttcatctcgCGAACGATCGGCTCgaccttttttattttttttttttttggagatcACCCGGGTGTAAAAGAAGCGAAGAATGTAAATAGGTCCGGGCGTAGGATGTTCGCTCGTCGAAATATAAGAGAAACTTGTAGCCGAAGAGGCGCGAACCGATATTGCTCGTGAAGAAATATTAGCAATAAAGCATTGCATTAGGTGGACGGGAGTTTGGTCCTACTGTGGGGACCGTCTTCTCTCTATAAGAGAAGAGTCTCTctactctttctctccttctccttacACTCGACCGATGAAATAAAGGCTCATTTTTCGAGGAGCCAGAGGTATAAAAGGGGATGGAACAAGGGGCTATTGCCCGTTTCGTACGTCTACCGTCCCGCGTTTAATGTTCGAGACGGTATCAGCTACGGTAAAAGCTAGATTAATTTGctggaaggaagaaaattgtGGCCGAAAATCGGGGCTATTCTTTCGCGTGCTATCGGgaagagaagggggagggtTCATGACGCGTAAGTAACGATCCCCTTCCCCTGGATcgttctctcttcctccccccttAGCCGTGCATAAAGCTGATTCGCGCGAACATTGTTCACGTTACGGATTCCTTTCGAACCCAGTTCATCGATTAATCCTCCTCCACGAAAATTAGAATTGCCGTTTTCTTGATATCCGATCTCCAATTCCAAACTAAGAAGGAAGGGAACTTtgcttatatttttcgatacgatTCTTCCAGGATTTCtccaaattctcggaattcaGAATCCTCGCCTCCTCCAATAAAACTCCTtgcctttcttttctcttcccttccaCGAAATCTCGCTCTCGACCCATCGACTCTCCCTTCGAGGGCCACCATACGCGTATTAAGAACGTTACGATCCggcatcctctctctctctctctctctttctctctctctctctctctctctctctctctttctcttcccctctcccctcccccgtcaATGAGATTCGTAGGTTCGACTCCAATTAGACCGATTGGATGGTGGCGGGATATTAAAGTGGACCTAATCGACCCCTTCTCCATTTCCCCGGAATATACAATATCGGAGGTGGAATaggagggaagaggaggggtGGGTCCGTATTTAAGGAGAGGAATATGACAGAGGCCGTTCGTTCCCCTTggtcgcctctctctctctctctctcgaggctCTTTTCGACTTCCTCGAAGGCACGGAAGAGGAAACAAGAACTTCCTCCCTTGTGAACCCTTCAACCGACCACCCCTTCGCAGAGGGGGGAGGGTGGCTCTTATTCACCTCGCCGTTATCGATTCCAATTACCTTAAaactttcaattaatttgacTGTCGAGCGTTTTACGCGGCGGGGAAAACGACATCGGGCGCCGGCCATTTCTTGGTCGCAGATGTCACGGggcgagggaggggagagaagggTGTTGGTCGAAAATTCTTCGCGTTAAACTGCGCTTTATCGCTTCGTCACGCCCCGATCCCACACTTTCTTTTCCCACTTTGTAACTCTCCTCCTCGCATCAATCGGCACATCATCGAATTATTCTGTTCGTTCTGATGATGACATCAGGATCGGGTGgagatttaatttcgatttcgccaaggatgttaattttataatattaaacgtaTTATTatccagttttttttttaattttatgctacgatatatatacatcaggCTCGAAGTAAGATATGATAGCGAGATTCGCCCACGCCCATTTCCAAAGCATATATAACTATGTATAAACTTACACCCATTCCGTGAAACGATAGACACGCAATGCAttcttttcccccttttccctGTTCGaccaatttttccaattcgcATGCGTCCTGCACGTACGTAGAACGATAAAGCCTCGTTCCCACGCTGATAACTCTCGCCACTCGAGAAAATGAAACTTGACGCTTATCGACTGATCCTCGTGAATTAACTTCTTTAAAAAACCGGAACAATGgtgataaataagattttttaaactcGATGCTTAAGCGAGAATGAGAAGCAATAAATGTTActgaagtaaaaagaaaaaaaaaaaaaatagaaagattcgttaaaacaaatttcgatCACTCTTAGttgattaaagtaaaaatacgtGTATCCGTTATATTATTAGAGGCATTGTTATTGGACcggtgaaataataataataataatattaataataagaagtcGTATtacggagagagaaagaaagaaagagagagagaattttaatcgatgGAGTTGTTATCTTCGGTCGTAATATTTCTGGTGACTGCCACCTACGCGAGTAATTCGTCGCCGGGGAGACAATTCTGTCTCTGGCTGGTATATGAGAGACTCATGTTTTCAGAAAGATCACGAGGTATAGGTTGTTTCTGCTACGGTCCGGGGAAGAGGAAAGATTGATAGTTTCTACGATGACCTATTTTTCCTCGTTAAATCTTTGTTGTTTTTGGATAGCCGTGTCTTTGGTTATGTAGGTATTAGTTTCTGAGATTGGTCCCGTGACAAGAGGAGTAACATTGTGGCGAAATAGTGGGTcgtaattaaatgttttcgaGATTATTTGTAGACACGttgtaaatacaataaattttcggTGTTTTCtttcaaacgaaaaattaatgtcATAACCgtggaaataagaaaatctatcgggctttttctatataaaaacgGAAGATAAACTTTTatcgttacaatttttttaaaatcgatataacaTCTCGGTAACTTACCtaacaacaattttctttttaacgcggtaaaaaagaaaatcaaacgTGAGCCACGGTTATAAATTGCACATCCATTCATCTTCATTTCCTAACCTCTGTTTCGTTCGTTCACCACCGTGCCACGTGACTATTGAAGCATCGTACCATCACTAGAAAACTACGCGAACAACTATAACTTTCACGCCTCGCTCGTAAATCCTATTTTTCAACTCACGATCAACTaggtataatttctttttttgtataacGAAAAAACTcgtaaataatagatatgaaagtttctacaattttattgCTATTAAGATTTACAGAACAGAATCTATCGAATCTTATTGAAAACGAGATTACacgtttcataaatttattcgctCGTCTTATTTCCCCTCCTCGATTCATTGTTACAACGCCGTATT
Coding sequences:
- the LOC107992839 gene encoding protein muscleblind isoform X32, encoding MAMVNMNNLLNGKDSRWLQLEVCREFQRNKCTRPDTECKFAHPPANVEVQNGRVTACYDSIKVSECF
- the LOC107992839 gene encoding protein muscleblind isoform X31, with product MAMVNMNNLLNGKDSRWLQLEVCREFQRNKCTRPDTECKFAHPPANVEVQNGRVTACYDSIKVSGTKT
- the LOC107992839 gene encoding protein muscleblind isoform X27, with amino-acid sequence MAMVNMNNLLNGKDSRWLQLEVCREFQRNKCTRPDTECKFAHPPANVEVQNGRVTACYDSIKVSKVEFHYIEG
- the LOC107992839 gene encoding protein muscleblind isoform X29 → MAMVNMNNLLNGKDSRWLQLEVCREFQRNKCTRPDTECKFAHPPANVEVQNGRVTACYDSIKVSETNIPR
- the LOC107992839 gene encoding protein muscleblind isoform X30, with amino-acid sequence MAMVNMNNLLNGKDSRWLQLEVCREFQRNKCTRPDTECKFAHPPANVEVQNGRVTACYDSIKVSKVKFH
- the LOC107992839 gene encoding protein muscleblind isoform X26 — protein: MAMVNMNNLLNGKDSRWLQLEVCREFQRNKCTRPDTECKFAHPPANVEVQNGRVTACYDSIKVSEEKFTFGQSRGKR
- the LOC107992839 gene encoding protein muscleblind isoform X23 produces the protein MAMVNMNNLLNGKDSRWLQLEVCREFQRNKCTRPDTECKFAHPPANVEVQNGRVTACYDSIKVSEPRFSYLFRIKLSGW
- the LOC107992839 gene encoding protein muscleblind isoform X24, which codes for MAMVNMNNLLNGKDSRWLQLEVCREFQRNKCTRPDTECKFAHPPANVEVQNGRVTACYDSIKVSKEKFTITRYRSDILL
- the LOC107992839 gene encoding protein muscleblind isoform X21, with the translated sequence MAMVNMNNLLNGKDSRWLQLEVCREFQRNKCTRPDTECKFAHPPANVEVQNGRVTACYDSIKVRNSNGFPVSSPLIDRSVSNISTWKLGI
- the LOC107992839 gene encoding protein muscleblind isoform X22, which gives rise to MAMVNMNNLLNGKDSRWLQLEVCREFQRNKCTRPDTECKFAHPPANVEVQNGRVTACYDSIKVRNSNGFPVSSPLIDRSVSGTKT
- the LOC107992839 gene encoding protein muscleblind isoform X25, producing the protein MAMVNMNNLLNGKDSRWLQLEVCREFQRNKCTRPDTECKFAHPPANVEVQNGRVTACYDSIKVRNSNGFPVSSPLIDR
- the LOC107992839 gene encoding protein muscleblind isoform X28, which produces MAMVNMNNLLNGKDSRWLQLEVCREFQRNKCTRPDTECKFAHPPANVEVQNGRVTACYDSIKVSNISTWKLGI